One window of the Triticum dicoccoides isolate Atlit2015 ecotype Zavitan chromosome 3B, WEW_v2.0, whole genome shotgun sequence genome contains the following:
- the LOC119281837 gene encoding protein PELOTA 1-like, whose protein sequence is MKLVGKSLARDGPGSVKLLPEVDDDLWDAYNLIAAGDAVEAVTVRKITRSGGRDSERIKLTLEVAVESTDYDKDGSVLRVRGKNLTKNEHVQIGQYHTLEIELRRPFLLRKAAWDWPALDTIRKSCDETAANADLAVLLMQEGLAHLFLVGRSVTATRARVEVPIPRKHGSGAVAAYDTALKDFFQRVLAAFVHHVDFGLVQCVVIASPGFTKDQFRDYMLLEATRRGELRAITEHKARIVLAPAPSGYPHSLKDVLAAPSVMSLIKDTRAAQEVPALQEFYAMIAKDSARACYGPKHVEVAQERLAIQTLLLTDTWFRNSDVAARRKCVDLAESVKKIGGNVRVFSSMHVSGNQLEQLTGIAAVLRFPMPDLDDIEM, encoded by the coding sequence ATGAAGCTCGTGGGAAAAAGCCTCGCCCGCGACGGGCCCGGCTCCGTCAAGCTGCTGCCGGAGGTGGATGACGACCTGTGGGACGCGTACAACCTCATCGCCGCCGGCGACGCCGTCGAGGCCGTCACGGTCCGGAAGATCACGAGGTCCGGAGGCCGCGACTCGGAGCGCATCAAGCTGACGCTGGAGGTGGCGGTCGAGTCCACGGACTACGACAAGGACGGCTCCGTCCTGCGCGTCCGCGGCAAGAACCTCACCAAGAACGAGCACGTCCAGATCGGCCAGTACCACACCCTGGAGATCGAGCTGCGGAGGCCCTTCCTCCTCCGCAAGGCGGCCTGGGACTGGCCGGCGCTCGACACCATCCGCAAGTCCTGCGACGAGACCGCCGCCAacgccgacctcgccgtgctcctcaTGCAGGAAGGCCTCGCCCACCTCTTCCTCGTCGGGCGGAGCGTCACCGCCACCAGGGCGCGCGTCGAGGTGCCCATCCCCAGGAAGCACGGCTCCGGCGCCGTCGCCGCGTACGACACCGCCCTCAAGGACTTCTTCCAGCGCGTCCTCGCCGCCTTCGTGCACCACGTCGACTTCGGCCTCGTCCAGTGCGTGGTGATCGCGAGCCCCGGCTTCACCAAGGACCAGTTCCGCGACTACATGCTCCTGGAGGCCACGCGGCGAGGGGAGCTGCGCGCGATCACGGAGCACAAGGCGCGCATCGTGCTCGCGCCCGCGCCCTCGGGTTACCCGCACAGCCTCAAGGACGTCCTGGCCGCCCCGAGCGTCATGTCGCTGATAAAGGACACGAGGGCCGCGCAGGAGGTGCCGGCGCTGCAGGAGTTCTATGCCATGATCGCCAAGGACTCGGCGCGCGCTTGCTACGGGCCCAAGCACGTCGAGGTCGCGCAAGAACGTCTCGCCATCCAGACCCTCTTGCTGACGGACACTTGGTTCCGGAACTCCGACGTTGCTGCTAGGCGCAAGTGCGTCGATTTGGCCGAATCGGTGAAGAAGATCGGTGGCAATGTGCGGGTCTTTTCGTCCATGCATGTCTCCGGCAACCAGCTCGAGCAGCTCACGGGGATAGCCGCGGTTCTTCGTTTTCCCATGCCTGATTTAGACGACATCGAGATGTGA